One window from the genome of Bactrocera tryoni isolate S06 unplaced genomic scaffold, CSIRO_BtryS06_freeze2 scaffold_207, whole genome shotgun sequence encodes:
- the LOC120780174 gene encoding uncharacterized protein LOC120780174 — protein MNVEELISEVFSRPALWDQKNKCYHNRVLVEKLWMSVASEMKIPSKLHCWHRQYLATQSKKSVYNYNTWNQGRLKKKWKYLRDQFRCEVRKIPTPKSGDAKKLKIFSTLHKSKKQEICATMTSSAVKFHQKKQNTSNSTAQLLEIEKRKLALLENKKMEKKTVLDEDEAFFVTLLPHIRKLDPENKFLCRMEMQNVLYKYVYAKVKNMPTLSNETSRYAPLSSPISVSSESYQINSLDLSTILCFQPISFTTVEGTNIPSTSSSLVPDQNAMETIIYSSLNSS, from the exons atgaatgtaGAAGAATTAATAAGTGAAGTTTTTTCTCGGCCGGCTTTGTGGGAtcagaaaaataaatgttatcaTAACCGTGTTTTAGTGGAAAAGCTATGGATGTCCGTTGCTTCAGAAATGAAAATACCAAGTAAGttacattg TTGGCATCGGCAATACCTTGCAACACAATCgaaaaaaagtgtttataattataatacatGGAACCA AggaagacttaaaaaaaaatggaagtaTTTACGCGATCAATTTCGATGTGAAGTACGCAAAATTCCAACtccgaaatcgggggatgcc AAGAAATTGAAGATATTCTCAACACTTCACAAGTCGAAGAAACAAGAGATATGTGCGACAATGACGAGTTCAGCTGTGAAGTTCcatcaaaaaaaacaaaatacctcTAACAGCACTGCCCAATtgttggaaattgaaaaaagaaaattggcactgctggaaaataaaaaaatggaaaaaaagacTGTATTGGATGAAGATGAAGCATTTTTTGTAACTCTTTTGCCGCATATTCGGAAGTTGGACCCAGAGAATAAATTTCTGTGTCGAATGGAAATGCAAAATGTACTTTATAAATACGTGTatgcaaaagttaaaaatatgccCACACTGTCCAATGAAACTTCAAGATACGCGCCTTTGTCTTCACCAATCAGCGTTTCTTCTGAAAGCTACCAGATAAATTCTTTAGACCTTAGCACAATTCTTTGTTTTCAACCGATCTCATTTACCACAGTTGAAGGTACAAATATACCATCAACTtcatcatcattggttccagACCAAAATGCAATGGAAACTATAATTTATTCATCTTTAAATTCTTcctaa